The Afipia massiliensis genome has a segment encoding these proteins:
- the mltA gene encoding murein transglycosylase A, whose amino-acid sequence MGRKADNKESATPGARAGRFGAWLSAGAAGLFAAGLAITDVEARTAGRDVSHDHHEAPKRGPVVWPLVVPDGQYAPLKWNEVVGWADDDPLPAFKTFRTSCKPIAAQKTPVADSKALGTSLRDPCIAARAEDISESAKAREFFEKNFTPLQISRIGEDAGFVTGYYEPIVDGSRVQTDVYNVPVYRRPSNLFVRGYSQANASMPNKGQVFRKIGRRKLVPYYDRAEIEDGAIAGRGLEVVWLKSQTDLLFIQIQGSARIKLDDGSIVRINYDAHNGYPYTPVGRVLIERNIIPKDQMSMQKIREYMEQSPDAAKELRRFNRSYVFFREVKLAADDEAVGAQGVPLTAGRSIAVDKSLHVYGTPFFIEGNLPIESDTSNTPFRKLMIAQDTGSAIIGPARADIYFGAGADAGRVAGRLKNPARFVMLLPNSLDPVARGKTMPLPEDRPSATIAKLFPQTEPPKEAVKETPKELAKEGAKETSKDTSKEQPKDSSKDVSKDSAKSAPSKDQPAAAQTPAVATAPAVAATAQAVPLPEARPKTAPDVASAATVKPDTPRRKRHHRRYRHRQ is encoded by the coding sequence TTGGGACGGAAAGCGGACAATAAAGAATCTGCCACGCCCGGCGCGCGAGCCGGGCGCTTTGGCGCGTGGCTGAGCGCCGGAGCCGCTGGGCTTTTCGCAGCCGGTCTCGCAATCACAGACGTTGAGGCCAGAACGGCCGGCCGTGATGTCTCTCACGATCATCATGAAGCTCCGAAGCGCGGGCCGGTTGTCTGGCCGTTGGTAGTTCCCGACGGCCAATATGCGCCGCTGAAATGGAACGAGGTCGTGGGCTGGGCCGACGACGATCCGCTTCCGGCCTTCAAGACGTTTCGCACAAGCTGCAAACCGATCGCTGCGCAGAAAACCCCGGTCGCGGACAGCAAGGCGCTGGGCACCTCGCTGCGCGACCCCTGCATTGCGGCCCGCGCCGAGGATATTTCCGAGAGCGCCAAGGCGCGCGAATTCTTCGAGAAAAATTTCACCCCCTTGCAGATTTCGCGGATCGGCGAGGATGCGGGTTTTGTGACCGGATACTACGAGCCGATCGTTGACGGCTCGCGGGTCCAGACCGATGTCTACAACGTGCCTGTTTATCGGCGGCCGTCGAACCTGTTCGTGCGCGGATATTCGCAGGCCAATGCCAGCATGCCGAACAAGGGGCAGGTGTTCCGCAAGATCGGGCGGCGCAAGCTGGTGCCTTACTATGACCGCGCCGAGATCGAGGATGGCGCGATCGCGGGGCGCGGTCTCGAAGTGGTCTGGCTGAAGAGCCAGACCGATCTGCTGTTCATCCAGATTCAGGGTTCGGCGCGAATCAAGCTCGACGACGGATCGATAGTGCGCATCAACTATGATGCGCATAATGGTTATCCTTACACGCCCGTCGGGCGTGTGTTGATCGAGCGCAACATCATTCCCAAAGACCAGATGTCGATGCAGAAGATTCGTGAATACATGGAGCAGAGTCCGGATGCCGCGAAGGAATTGCGCCGGTTCAACCGCTCCTATGTGTTCTTTCGCGAGGTGAAGTTGGCGGCGGACGACGAAGCGGTCGGTGCGCAGGGCGTGCCGCTGACGGCAGGTCGGTCGATTGCCGTCGACAAGTCGCTGCATGTTTACGGCACGCCGTTCTTCATCGAAGGCAATCTGCCGATTGAATCCGACACGTCGAACACGCCGTTCCGCAAGCTGATGATCGCGCAGGATACCGGCTCGGCGATTATCGGCCCCGCGCGCGCGGACATCTATTTCGGCGCGGGCGCCGATGCGGGCCGCGTCGCAGGCCGCCTGAAAAATCCGGCGCGATTTGTGATGCTGTTGCCGAACAGCCTCGATCCGGTGGCGCGCGGCAAGACCATGCCGCTGCCGGAAGACCGGCCGTCGGCCACCATCGCAAAACTGTTTCCGCAAACCGAGCCTCCCAAGGAAGCGGTCAAGGAAACGCCGAAGGAGCTGGCTAAGGAAGGCGCCAAGGAAACTTCCAAGGACACGTCGAAAGAGCAGCCCAAAGATTCTTCGAAGGATGTTTCCAAGGATTCGGCGAAGAGCGCTCCGTCCAAGGACCAGCCGGCCGCGGCCCAGACGCCAGCCGTGGCAACAGCGCCCGCCGTTGCGGCCACCGCGCAGGCGGTGCCGTTGCCTGAAGCCCGTCCCAAAACCGCGCCGGATGTTGCGTCAGCGGCGACCGTCAAACCCGATACGCCGCGTCGCAAGCGTCATCACCGGCGTTATCGTCATC